A genomic window from Arvicola amphibius chromosome 5, mArvAmp1.2, whole genome shotgun sequence includes:
- the Adnp2 gene encoding activity-dependent neuroprotector homeobox protein 2: MFQIPVQNLDSIRKVRKRVKGILVDIGLDSCKELLKDLKGFDPGEKYFYNTSWSDVSLWEPSGKKARYRTKPYCCTLCRYSTKVLASLKNHLHRYHEDEAEQELMIPCPNCPFSSQPRVVGKHFRMFHAPARKVQNYTVNILGEAKTLRSDVISFTCLKCNFSNTLYYSMKKHVLVAHFHYLINSYFGLRTEETEQPKASDSASVDKILSFDKYYCKKCNAIASSQDALMYHILTSDVHRDLENKLRSVISEHIKRTGFLKQMHIAPKPVPRLALPPNSSAPSIAAPPSCFHLSLPPNNQSPGTVQPVTVASGTSGSLTHSPPTTAQSHVALVSSPLPVCQNSLTLKPSAPPPVFLSHGVPLNQPGSTSVLPLTQPAGPVNKSVGTSILPMNQAVRPGVLPLPQPMGSLTRPVGPINRPVGPGVNSGALQSASPGVISVGRAVPSGVLPAGQVAPAGVAPGQTATAGVLPTGQVVQSSVLPVGQTAPSRVLPPGKTVPLRVLPAGPVVSPGLLSSNQTVPSAVVPVNQGVSSGVLQLSQPVTPGALPVGPPVRPGVLQLSPSVSTSILPVSQPVRAGTSQNTAFLTSGSILRQLIPTGKQVNGIPTYTLAPVSVTLPMSSGGGLATVAPPPQVPVQFLPSSSGTQMASSLPSLPSPQVLVSPAPSVFVQATSPVADTNQALRQAKQWKTCPVCNELFPSNVYQVHMEVAHKQSESQLCQVCNELFPANVYQVHMEMAHKQSESKSGEKLEPEKLAACAPFLKWMREKTVRCLSCKCLVSQEELMHHLLMHGLGCLFCPCTFHDVRGLVEHSRTKHLGKKRLSLDYSNRGFQLDLDANGNLLFPHLDFITILPREKLGEREVYLAILAGIHSKSLVPVYVKVRPQPEVSPKLPSKQKLTCPFCFGTFVTADAYELHLKERHHVMPTVHTMLRSPAFKCIHCCGVYTGNMTLGAIAVHLLRCRSAPKDSSSDLQVQPGFIESSELLLVNGEVIPDSTFAVKRKLPEGHLGAEDQRDGDKPQLTLDTDAVPGPERGLSVVPLKRQKNESRTEGSGASDDSLQVLALDPTKYGSRSYEDKKQFLRDYFHKRPYPSRKEVELLSSLLWVWKIDVASFFGKRRYICMKAIKTHKPSVLLGFDMSELKNVKHSLNFECESQDL; the protein is encoded by the exons ATGTTTCAAATTCCTGTGCAGAATCTtgacagcatcaggaaggtgcGGAAGAGGGTAAAAGGCATCTTGGTGGATATTGGACTTGACAGCTGCAAGGAGCTGCTGAAG gaTCTTAAAGGCTTTGATCCAGGAGAGAAGTACTTTTATAATACATCATGGAGCGATGTCTCCCTTTGGGAACCTTCTGGAAAGAAAGCG AGATACCGAACAAAGCCGTACTGCTGTACTCTCTGTAGGTACTCAACAAAGGTGCTCGCCTCCCTAAAAAATCACCTGCATCGTTACCACGAAGACGAGGCTGAGCAGGAGCTGATGATCCCCTGCCCCAACTGCCCGTTTTCTTCTCAGCCCAGGGTGGTGGGCAAGCACTTTAGGATGTTTCATGCGCCTGCTCGGAAAGTCCAGAACTACACGGTGAACATTCTGGGTGAAGCGAAGACATTAAGGAGTGATGTGATAAGCTTCACAtgtttaaaatgtaacttttccAACACCTTGTACTACAGTATGAAGAAGCATGTGCTGGTGGCCCATTTTCATTACTTAATTAACTCCTACTTTGGTTTGCGAACCGAGGAAACAGAGCAACCAAAAGCAAGTGACTCTGCTTCTGTGGATAAAATCCTGTCATTTGACAAATACTACTGTAAAAAATGCAACGCTATTGCCAGCAGTCAGGATGCCCTGATGTATCACATTTTGACATCAGATGTACACAGGGACTTGGAGAACAAGCTGCGGTCTGTGATTTCAGAACACATCAAGAGGACTGGGTTTCTGAAGCAAATGCATATTGCTCCAAAACCAGTGCCCCGCTTGGCCTTACCGCCAAATAGCAGTGCTCCGAGCATTGCAGCCCCTCCGTCTTGCTTCCACCTTTCTTTGCCACCGAACAATCAAAGCCCTGGCACTGTGCAGCCAGTGACTGTGGCCTCAGGCACTTCTGGAAGCCTTACACACTCCccacccaccactgcccagtctcatgtagctctggTCTCTAGCCCTTTGCCTGTTTGCCAGAATAGCCTCACCCTGAAACCATCAGCTCCccctcctgtctttctctctcacgGTGTTCCACTTAATCAGCCTGGGAGTACTTCTGTGCTGCCTCTGACTCAGCCAGCTGGGCCTGTGAATAAGTCTGTGGGAACAAGCATCCTTCCCATGAATCAAGCTGTGCGCCCTGGAGTTTTACCCCTCCCTCAGCCCATGGGGTCTCTAACCAGACCTGTGGGACCCATAAACAGACCTGTTGGGCCTGGTGTCAACTCAGGGGCTCTGCAGTCTGCTTCTCCAGGGGTGATTTCTGTAGGTCGGGCGGTTCCATCAGGAGTCCTTCCGGCCGGCCAGGTGGCCCCTGCTGGAGTGGCCCCTGGGCAGACAGCCACTGCTGGTGTCCTTCCCACTGGCCAGGTGGTCCAGTCATCAGTTCTCCCTGTCGGCCAGACAGCTCCGTCTCGAGTTCTCCCTCCCGGCAAGACAGTGCCCTTGAGGGTTCTCCCTGCAGGCCCAGTGGTATCACCCGGGCTGCTGTCATCAAACCAGACTGTCCCCTCAGCTGTTGTCCCTGTCAATCAGGGTGTAAGCTCTGGTGTTCTTCAGCTCAGTCAGCCAGTAACCCCAGGAGCCCTTCCTGTGGGCCCACCCGTGAGGCCTGGCGTCCTGCAGCTCAGTCCGTCTGTCAGCACTAGCATCTTGCCTGTGAGCCAGCCAGTGAGAGCGGGAACCTCACAAAACACTGCTTTCCTCACTTCAGGCTCTATTCTTAGACAGCTCATTCCGACTGGGAAGCAGGTGAATGGAATTCCCACCTATACACTGGCCCCAGTGTCAGTCACTCTGCCTATGTCCTCCGGTGGAGGCCTTGCAACTGTCGCACCACCACCCCAGGTGCCAGTGCAGTTCTTGCCCTCAAGCTCGGGCACACAGATGGCTAGCTCCCTGCCCAGCCTGCCCTCCCCACAGGTGCTAGTGAGCCCTGCCCCTAGTGTGTTTGTTCAGGCTACCTCGCCTGTTGCAGATACAAATCAGGCACTCAGACAGGCCAAGCAGTGGAAAACATGCCCGGTTTGCAATGAGCTTTTCCCTTCCAATGTCTACCAGGTTCACATGGAAGTGGCTCACAAGCAGAGTGAGTCTCAGCTCTGCCAGGTTTGCAATGAGCTCTTTCCTGCTAATGTCTACCAGGTGCACATGGAAATGGCTCACAAGCAGAGTGAGTCCAAGTCTGGTGAGAAACTTGAACCTGAAAAGCTTGCTGCATGCGCCCCGTTTCTGAAGTGGATGAGAGAGAAGACGGTGCGCTGCCTGTCCTGTAAGTGCCTGGTCTCGCAGGAGGAGCTGATGCACCATTTGCTCATGCACGGCTTGGGATGCCTGTTTTGTCCGTGCACTTTTCATGATGTCCGGGGCCTTGTGGAGCACAGCAGGACTAAGCACCTGGGCAAGAAGAGACTGTCTTTGGATTATAGTAACAGAGGTTTCCAGCTGGACCTGGATGCCAATGGGAACCTGCTGTTCCCCCATCTTGATTTCATCACCATATTGCCACGAGAAAAGCTTGGAGAGCGAGAGGTTTACCTGGCTATCCTTGCTGGAATACACTCCAAGTCACTGGTACCTGTGTATGTTAAGGTGAGGCCTCAGCCCGAGGTTTCACCAAAGTTGCCTAGCAAACAGAAGCTGACCTGCCCCTTTTGTTTTGGCACATTTGTGACTGCTGATGCCTATGAGCTCCACCTGAAGGAGAGGCACCATGTCATGCCCACAGTCCATACCATGCTCAGGTCTCCAGCCTTTAAGTGCATCCACTGCTGTGGGGTCTACACTGGAAATATGACCTTAGGAGCCATTGCTGTCCATTTGCTCCGTTGCAGAAGTGCTCCCAAGGACAGCAGCTCAGACCTGCAAGTCCAGCCAGGTTTTATTGAGAGCAGTGAACTGCTGTTGGTTAATGGGGAAGTgatccctgactccacctttgcTGTAAAGAGAAAGCTTCCAGAAGGGCACCTGGGGGCGGAAGACCAGAGGGATGGGGACAAGCCCCAGCTCACTCTAGACACGGATGCAGTCCCAGGTCCAGAGAGAGGGCTGAGTGTTGTGCCTTtgaagagacagaagaatgagAGCAGGACAGAGGGGTCAGGGGCCAGTGATGACTCTCTGCAGGTGTTAGCATTGGATCCTACTAAGTATGGAAGCCGCTCCTATGAGGACAAAAAACAGTTTCTTAGAGATTATTTCCACAAGAGGCCGTATCCTAGTAGAAAAGAAGTAGAACTGTTGTCTTCACTTTTATGGGTGTGGAAAATCGACGTGGCTTCGTTTTTTgggaaaagaaggtatatttgCATGAAAGCAATAAAAACTCATAAGCCCTCTGTACTTCTAGGTTTTGATATGTCTGAACTAAAAAATGTCAAACATAGCCTGAACTTCGAGTGTGAATCACAGGATCTGTAG